TCAGTCGAACAGGCTCGACACCGATTCTTCCGACGCGGTGCGGCTGATCGCTTCCGCGATCAGGGGCGCGATCGACAGCGTGCGGATGTTGGCGGCCTTGGTGACCGCCTCGGTCGGCAGGATGGAGTCGGTGATGACGAGTTCCTTCAGCCGCGAACCGGCAATGCGCGCCGCGGCGCCGCCCGACAGCACGCCATGGGAGATATAGGCGTAGACATCCTTGGCGCCATTGGCGAGCAGCGCGTCCGCTGCGTTCACCAGCGTGCCGCCGGAATCCACGATGTCATCGATCAGGATGCAGGTGTAACCGGCGCAGTCGCCGATCACGTTCATGACTTCGGACTCACCGGCGCGTTCGCGGCGCTTGTCGATGATGGCGAGCGGCGTGTTGATGCGCTTGGCAAGGCCGCGTGCGCGCATCACGCCGCCGACGTCGGGCGACACCACCATGACATTGGCGAGGTCGAAGCGCTCTTTGATGTCGCGCACCATGACCGGCGAGGCGTAGAGATTGTCGGTCGGGATGTCGAAGAAGCCCTGGATCTGGCCGGCGTGCAGGTCGAGCGTCATCACGCGGTCGACGCCGGCGCGGGTGATCAGATTGGCCACCAGCTTGGCCGAGATCGGAGACCGCGAACCGACCTTGCGGTCCTGCCGGGCGTAGCCGAAATAGGGGATGATAGCGGTGATGCGGCGCGCGGACGAGCGGCGCAGCGCATCGGTGATGATCAGCAATTCCATCAGATGGTCGTTGGCCGGAAACGAGGTCGACTGGATGATGAACGCGTCCGAGCCGCGCACATTCTCAAGCACCTCGACGAAGATTTCGTTGTCGGCAAAACGGCGGACGCTGGCCTTGGTTAGCGGCAGCTTCAGCCCTTCGGCGATGGCCTGGGCCAGCGCGGGATTGGAATTGCCGGCGACCAGCTTGATCGAGCCGTTCTTGGCCGCCATTGACGCTTCTCCTCGCGCCTTGCTGGATACGACGTTCAGCATATCGAGAAATCCTCGGAACCGGCGCTTTTGATGGGCGAGGAGATATCAGGCGGGTGGCTCGGCTGGCAACCCGTCGGCCCGGTTTTCCCGGTCAAAAAACGGCTAATACGTGACTTTTACGGGGTCGCCTATTGGGCGCTGAAGCCGAGCGCGGCGCCGCCGGCGGCATCCTGGGCGGGTATGGCAGTTTCCATGCTCGCCACCGCCGGGCCGCGGCTGGCCGGGGCCGTAGCGGGCGTCGCGTCCGGGGTTCCGTTAATCATACCCGACAAACCGCTAAGGCCGGCTTGCGCGATTTTCCGCAAGGTCAGGTCGTCGGCCGCCGCCCAGGCGTCGCGTCCGGCCTTGCCGGCCGCTTCCTCGCCGGAAAGCCGCAGCGCCCGCTGCTGGTTGTTGTCGTAGACGTCCCAGACCCAGGCGATCACGGTCTTGCCGCGCACCACCTGCGCCGAGAGATAGCTGCGCACGCGGTAGGAAGCCCCGCCCTCGCGCGAGACGATCGACAGATTTCGCAGCTTCGATTCGCTGTCGAGCACGCTGACCAGGCGGTCGAACACCTGTGGCGGCGGGCCGTCGACCGATTCGAAGGCCACGGTGGCGCCGCCACCAGCGCTCGGTGCCATCGCGTACGAGCCGCTGCCCGTTGCGCCGCCGCCGGCACAGCCGCCGAGCGCCGAGGCGACGAAAAGCAGCACTGCTGCGATCATGGCGCGCGGCGCTTGCAGGCACGAAGCTGGAAAGGTGTCGCTCATTGCTCCCTGCGATATCGTTAAAATGTGTTAAGGTCTAGGGCAGCGGATGCACGGGCCCGCCAAAAAGATTGCGTCGAGCTCGCCCCCGTTCACCTTGTTGTTGCCAGAATCCCCCAACTCCGCAGGATGATCCATGCGAGCCTTTGTTCTCGACGGCTATGGCGCGATTGCCGACCATGTCC
This portion of the Bradyrhizobium sp. AZCC 2262 genome encodes:
- a CDS encoding ribose-phosphate pyrophosphokinase; the protein is MAAKNGSIKLVAGNSNPALAQAIAEGLKLPLTKASVRRFADNEIFVEVLENVRGSDAFIIQSTSFPANDHLMELLIITDALRRSSARRITAIIPYFGYARQDRKVGSRSPISAKLVANLITRAGVDRVMTLDLHAGQIQGFFDIPTDNLYASPVMVRDIKERFDLANVMVVSPDVGGVMRARGLAKRINTPLAIIDKRRERAGESEVMNVIGDCAGYTCILIDDIVDSGGTLVNAADALLANGAKDVYAYISHGVLSGGAAARIAGSRLKELVITDSILPTEAVTKAANIRTLSIAPLIAEAISRTASEESVSSLFD